The window TAGCAATCCCATCTTACTTCTGATAAGTTTGTCTTCCGTACCCATTAGCTTTCTCCTTTCTGATTTTGTTTTATTTCCCCTCAGAAAGAATAGCTCGTGGGTACTTCCTTTTCAATTACCCAACTGTCAGATTTGATCGGAACTAATACAACTGACAGGATAGTCGGCAGTTTCTGTCCTACACCCTCCTGCGTTTCATTTTCAATGTCGTGCTGTCAATAATATCGTCAAAGAGCATCGCATGCTTGGTTTCAATAACATTACGTATTCGCTGAAGAGATCTTGCCTCGATCTGCCTGACCCGTTCCCTGGTGACACCGATTCTCAGTGCAATATCCTTGAGCGTTGCAGGCGGATCGGCAAAAAACCGTTCTTTTAGTATAAATATTTCCCTGTTTGATAATACCTGCGGTTCAGAGGATATGATGTTCATTAAGAATGTCTGGCGTTCCTTGCATACATATGCATGTTCCTGATCCGGTGTTTCATCAAGCATATGGTCAAGAAGTTTGTCGTCTTCGTCATGATCCCTCGACAGGCTGCAGTCGAGCGAGACAAGACCCTTGGCATGGGAAAGAATGCCCGTGTGAGTCTGATAGCTCTTGTAGATATAATTCTTGATGTATGCCTTTATCCACCAGATTGCGTAGCATATAAAACGCACGCCTTTATCCGGATCGAACCTGGTGATGGCTTTTACCAAGCCCATATTGCCTTCCTGGATGATTTCAAGCGGACGATAACCCAGGTGGAAATAGGACTGGCTGATTTTCATGACGAATCGCAGATTGGATGTTATGATTTTCTTACCGGCCTCTTCGTTGCCTTCTCTGTACTTTATGGCCAGTTCCTTTTCTTCCTCTCGAGAAAGAATAGGATAATCCTTGATTCTCCTTGTGTA is drawn from Desulfomonilia bacterium and contains these coding sequences:
- a CDS encoding sigma-70 family RNA polymerase sigma factor, whose protein sequence is MGGRCSSSDLEIYTRRIKDYPILSREEEKELAIKYREGNEEAGKKIITSNLRFVMKISQSYFHLGYRPLEIIQEGNMGLVKAITRFDPDKGVRFICYAIWWIKAYIKNYIYKSYQTHTGILSHAKGLVSLDCSLSRDHDEDDKLLDHMLDETPDQEHAYVCKERQTFLMNIISSEPQVLSNREIFILKERFFADPPATLKDIALRIGVTRERVRQIEARSLQRIRNVIETKHAMLFDDIIDSTTLKMKRRRV